The genomic DNA ATCCCTTTGTGGCTACAATATAATGAACTTTAGAATCTTCCAATAAACTTTGGGTTTTCACTGGATCTCTGACTCACTATCTTGTAATAATCtatgatttttgttgaattctgcTGAAATTAATACACATTTTGGGCTTCATGTGATAATTGCTTCTGTTATGGCTTTTGAATAAAGCACATCACGGCATAACTATTACCAATATTTTGAACTTACGCAAAGATTAGTTTTAATAAATCTGTTATCAAGAAGCAACCAAGTCAAATTAGCAATTATATTAGTCAACTTTCATTCATGTGATAATTCACAAGTACAAAGTAAGGAAGACTGAGGAATGACTCTTCTTAATAATTCACATGCACATATCCAAATGAACATATTATTAATGCAATTATACACATAAGGATAAAGTAAATAGACAGGAAAACATTTATTTAATCTTACCTGAGTGAATAAGCATGTGctgtttgaggttctggatacgAGTAAATCTTGCACCACATGTGGGGCACTGAAAAGGCTTATCAGGACCGTTTGGACTGGGTCTCTCCGTGCCACTTGTGGAAGGGTTGATGTATAGCTGGTAGGAGTACTGTCCACTCTCCAACCTAGAAATTTAAAGAACTACAATTTAAAAGTAGAATTATCTAAAAGAGAGCCAAGTAACCTCTTTGGTCTTGTTGAAGCAAGAAACAACTATCCAGACTTTTCTGTTGTTACCTGCAATACGCCAATGCATCTGTACAATATTTGGGCATTACTGAATTTTGAGAAAAAGTTTGCAATATATGAATTAAGTGTTATTGAACATACTAATTGGTGGTAGATTCAAAAATATATATTGAAAATTTATTGGAATATAACTGGTCTAGcctccattttccaaaactgATATACATTTCTGACGTAAAGTCACTAGATAAAGTGTACCGGATTGGCAAACAGAAATCGGGTGTCAGCTATTTAAATATCCATTATTTCCTAAAGCAACAATCTTTGAATATTCTGTTTCTATATAAAATACTGTAATTAGTAATAAATCCAATAAGTTAAATAACTTAACTTCAAATATGCAAAAGAAACATTTCCTGACTCAATAATCACTTCGATACATCCTAAAGGCAGTTAGAGCAAGTTTTACATTTAATCTTCATTGACCTCAtatgtacattttaaaaattaatacctTTATGGAATTGTCCATCTCTTCCTTCATCATCTATCTTTTGACTCCCAACCTAAAGATGaacttctatttatctctcagccccctccattcctgatgaagggtttatgcctgaaatattgattgtcctgctccttggatgctgcctgacctgctgtgcttttctagcaccgcacTTATCGACTCTAAATCAAGATACAGTATAATTCACAAGAGGTAATTTGGACTGGACACACAAAGTCTCCAAGTTAATTCATATGGAAAATGCTTCACAAGTGGCTTGACCTTTAACAGCCATAGCCCTCAGTTACCATAAGCACTGAAATTCAGTACAAATCCTTTCCCATTGGGCACATTGTAATAACTGATTTAAGACAGAGCTTTGTCACATCTACCAAGTTCATTTTTCCCTCAGAAACCCATAATTGCTATTGCATCTCATCTTATTAAACCAGCATTCATCATGCATTCATTTACTGCAAAATAATGTGTACAGATTGTAGTTACCTATCATCATCATCTGCGTGATTGTTGGCATTGGAAGTGCCTTGAAGTGTTGGTAAACCTTCTGTAACTCCTTCATCTACTGAACCTTTTGAAAGAGGGAGCAAAATGTCACAAAATATTCAGCAAGACCGCAACTTACGGTTCAATATTCAACTATTGTACATAACTCTAcaattaaatatatattttaagcacactgtcaccaacccaaggaaaccgaaAGACaaataaaaagcgggccataccaccagtgcttcactgattatgttacctagcatgggtgatgaaacatctgaaaacgaaccttccagctcagccagcaaacttacactcagaacctcaacctgagcaacaaatcttctcaaaactcacgaaCACTGTACTTTGTAATTGGAACTTCATACTTTGCCAATTTCATAAATTCCATGTAATAATTTGCAACTGTAGTAAACAAACATATTTTAGACTTTGTTAACTAAAATAAAAGCATGATGGGAAAAATGCAATACAAAATTTGAAGATCTGCAATAGTACTGATATTAATACTGGATTTAATACTATTAATACTCTAATTTTCCAAACTGCCTAAAAGGGTGATAATGCAAAAGGTGGATGAAAATTGCAAGCAAGATTGAAAACACTGGCAGATATGCAGATTTAATAGCTATCTAATGAGATAATAGTAAAGTTGCAATTTAAGTGAGAAGTGATTAACATCTAACTTAAAGATcttgtttgtaaaatcataaacTTAAAAGCTTAGTTTTTAAATTGTAAAATTATCCAGAATTTTTActgaaaatatttatttcaacTTCAGCAACATTCTTGTTCCCCTAAAAACGATTACTTAAAATGTGGGCAAGGTGACCAAACATTAACTGTAAACTCAAACACCTGCAGCATGCCCCAGTTTCTCAAGGTAGCTCACAGTATTGTGATAAAAACAAAGGTCTTGCTTGACATTCCAGATGTCTTGGAGGAAAACTGAATCAGCTAAACTCTGCAATCAAAGAAATATTTTTGTTCCTTACAAAGCAACTTCAACTGGATTATAATAGCAGCACAGCTTTCTGGAATGCAAATCATCATCCCAATTATAAAAACCATGCAAAAAATAAGCATTCAATATTCTAAGATGCTTAACTTTATGACAACTTTGTTCTACCTCATCACAGGAGCTTGAACAATTTAATACACAAAccaaaaaataaatgttttgttatACACACCTATAGAGGAAGACTGTGGGCTGATCAATAAATCCTCTTGAACTTGTTCACTGCCTGGTACAGTTTGATGGTCACTAAGTGAACTTTGAGAAGCACTAACAGGTTGTGATACCACTTCATGACCTTCATCATCACTTAACCTTTCAACTTTGATCCGTACATCATCTTCTATTACAGGGGACGATGTTGCTTTTGTGCTTTCACAAGCAGTAAATTCAGGTAGTCTTCCTGTTACCTCTGCATTCACAGTCTGTTCCgagattctagcattttctgtttgtttactTTTTTCAGTTTGCGTCCGCCGATCACCACCCAATGGGTATGTCCACTGAAATGACACAGACGAGTCCACACATTGCTGGGTCCTGTTGCTATCTGAAAAGGTCACTGAAGCGTTTAAAACTTGTGAACAGTTGGGCTGAGCAGCAGATTCAGTAGGACTCTCTGGTGATATCATTATGAAATTCTTTCGCTTTCGGCGAGACTCCCTGGGCTTACTCTTCTCAACTGAACTACATTCTGATGACACTGGTGATAGGCTGTCATCGTGGGACTGAACGATGCAAGCTCCACTACTCTCCTGAGGTAGTGAAGGAATAGGTCCTGGGGGATTACTACTTGTATTCCACAGGATACTTGATTTCATGAACTCTGAACAGGTATTTGCTACATGAAACATCTGCATATAGCTTGCAGCTGCCAAGACATCAATAATGTTCTCAGTATTAATGGCAAGTGTAGCAGTGTATGCATATTCTAGCAATGGTGAAAACCCACTAACAGTCACGTGATTCAAATCCAAAATGCACTCATCTGCATCTGATTGATTTATAAGTTTTGCCCTGAAGAATTCACTGCAAGCAGCAAGGACCACTTTGTGGGCTCGGAAGATCTTATCCTGAACTCGAATTGTTACATCACAGAAATGTCCTTCATTACGGAGTTTGTTTAATTTTCCAAGGAGCTCTTGACCAtggactggagaattgtgtgTAAAGGTTTTTAGACCCATTATTTGTTCTCCTTGTGTTCAGTACCCTTGTCTCGAGGATCTGAAGAAAAGAAATGTATCTTTTATTTTGAGTTTGAAATTTCAAGTATTAAGTCCTTGTCCTGTTAAGTATAAGCCACAGCTTACTGCCTTACAGTAAGTTAATTCCCATATACTGACAGACCATACACTATCAAGTTGGTGCCACTAGACCAGTCAATTTTGTACTTCCACTAACCAACAATGATCCTCATGTACCATCATTCTGAAAGCACCAAACAAACACAATTGGACTCAAAGTTTACAAGACAGAAAGAGACTACTTGGCCCTCATATGCGTCTTCTGGAAAACAAGTCACAGAGCCGAAACTCTCATCGCGGTTGTCCCTAAAATGGCAATTTAAATTTAACCCAGAAACAAAGGTTCATCTACATAGAAAACTAACAACCGAAATCAAGTTTATTGCAAGTCAGTTTTATTTTGCCACCCAGTACTATTAATTTTCACCAGATTAGTAACCAAAGTTTAATTCAGAATTTCAAGACAGTGAACTGTTTATGCTCCTTAAACCTGACAGTAAACAGCTTGCATTCCTACATAGATTTCTCTCATCTCcatcttttaaaaaatgcaatgaaCCTTCATATTTATCAGCA from Hemiscyllium ocellatum isolate sHemOce1 chromosome 29, sHemOce1.pat.X.cur, whole genome shotgun sequence includes the following:
- the LOC132829619 gene encoding zinc finger and BTB domain-containing protein 44-like; its protein translation is MGLKTFTHNSPVHGQELLGKLNKLRNEGHFCDVTIRVQDKIFRAHKVVLAACSEFFRAKLINQSDADECILDLNHVTVSGFSPLLEYAYTATLAINTENIIDVLAAASYMQMFHVANTCSEFMKSSILWNTSSNPPGPIPSLPQESSGACIVQSHDDSLSPVSSECSSVEKSKPRESRRKRKNFIMISPESPTESAAQPNCSQVLNASVTFSDSNRTQQCVDSSVSFQWTYPLGGDRRTQTEKSKQTENARISEQTVNAEVTGRLPEFTACESTKATSSPVIEDDVRIKVERLSDDEGHEVVSQPVSASQSSLSDHQTVPGSEQVQEDLLISPQSSSIGSVDEGVTEGLPTLQGTSNANNHADDDDRLESGQYSYQLYINPSTSGTERPSPNGPDKPFQCPTCGARFTRIQNLKQHMLIHSGIKPFQCDRCGKKFTRAYSLKMHRLKHEGKRCFRCQICSATFTSFGEYKHHMRVSRHIIRKPRIYECKTCGAMFTNSGNLIVHLRSLNHEASELASYFQGSDFIVPDYLKQEQEEALGQYDIGDNGFDNNSAVQMPVISQVSSTQNCDTGFPLGHLAGLMNKDDEIMEEQKTNGSDVNGILSAREDLHKRGSPEEGPHILYN